A window of the Arachis duranensis cultivar V14167 chromosome 5, aradu.V14167.gnm2.J7QH, whole genome shotgun sequence genome harbors these coding sequences:
- the LOC107490788 gene encoding uncharacterized protein LOC107490788 isoform X2: MGACCNGDVSSLPHSYDAVSARDLRPSKHVHDNLHGNIYLDNLSLKFIDTEQFQRLRELKQLGLANMVYPGAVHSRFEHSLGVYWLAGQSIEMLKNFQGLELGINRFDMQTVKLAGLLHDIGHGPFSHLFEREFLPKVTNGSQWSHEQMSVNMVDYIVNEHHIDVDPEMIKRVKEMILASSEFTLPRSSTEKGFLYDIVANGRNGIDVDKFDYIARDCRACGLGCNFEFQRLLETMRVLDDEICYRAKEYLSIHKLFSTRADLYRTVYTHPKVKAIELMVVDALVQANDYLEISSHILNPSEYWKLDDTIIKTIETAPSQELKESRELILRIRRRNLYQFCNEYAVPKDMVENFKKVTAQDIVCSQSGGGTLREEDVAVSNVKIDLTRGKHNPLESINFFKDYDSDEKFTISNDRVSHLLPTTYQDMIVRVYAKKPELVEAISDAFENFQLKTYGIKAQVHSTPEKKKCRYTACI, from the exons atGGGAGCTTGCTGCAACGGCGACGTTTCGTCGTTGCCTCACTCATACGACGCCGTTTCCGCCCGCGATCTCAGGCCCTCCAAGCATGTCCACGACAATCTCCATGGCAACATTTACCTTGACAAc CTCAGTTTGAAGTTCATTGACACTGAGCAGTTTCAGAG GCTTCGCGAATTGAAACAACTCG GTTTGGCAAATATGGTCTATCCAGGTGCTGTCCATTCTAGATTTGAGCATTCTCTTGGCGTGTATTGGCTTGCTGGTCAATCCATTGAAAtgcttaaaaattttcaa GGCTTGGAACTTGGTATTAATAGATTTGATATGCAAACAGTTAAACTAGCAG gaCTTCTGCATGATATTGGGCATGGGCCTTTCAGTCACTTATTTGAACGTGAATTTCTTCCCAAAGTTACTAATGGTTCTCAGTG GTCACATGAACAAATGTCAGTCAATATGGTAGATTATATTGTTAATGAACATCACATTGATGTTGATCCTGAGATGATAAAAAGAGTCAAG GAGATGATACTAGCAAGCTCTGAATTTACTCTTCCCCGA AGCTCAACTGAGAAAGGTTTCTTGTATGATATTGTTGCAAATGGTCGAAATGGAATTGATGTTGACAA ATTTGATTATATTGCCCGTGATTGTCGAGCTTGTGGTCTGGGTTGCAACTTTGAATTTCAGAG ATTATTGGAGACCATGCGGGTTTTGGATGATGAGATTTGCTATCGTGCAAAGGAAT ATTTGAGCATCCATAAGTTATTTTCCACTCGAGCTGATCTGTACAGAACAGTTTATACTCATCCAAAAGTAAAG gCAATAGAACTTATGGTGGTTGATGCACTTGTTCAAGCAAATGATTATTTGGAGATCTCATCTCACATTTTGAATCCTTCTGAGTACTGGAAG CTGGATGACACAATAATTAAAACAATTGAGACAGCACCTAGTCAGGAACTAAAGGAATCTAGAGAGTTGATCCTGCGCATTCGAAGAAGGAATCTGTACCAG TTCTGTAATGAGTATGCTGTACCAAAGGATATGGTGGAAAACTTTAAGAAGGTCACTGCCCAAGATATTGTTTGTTCCCAG AGTGGCGGAGGTACACTCAGAGAGGAGGACGTCGCTGTTTCTAATGTAAAAATTGATTTAACTCGTGGGAAACATAATCCTCTTGAAAG CATTAACTTCTTCAAG GATTATGATAGTGATGAGAAATTTACAATTTCCAATGACCGCGTAAGCCACCTGCTGCCAACAACTTATCAAGATATGATAGTTCGGGTGTATGCCAAAAAGCCAGAATTG GTGGAAGCTATTTCAGATGCTTTTGAAAACTTTCAGTTAAAAACATATGGGATCAAAGCACAAGTACACTCAAcaccagagaagaagaaatgtCGATACACTGCATGTATATGA
- the LOC107490788 gene encoding uncharacterized protein LOC107490788 isoform X1 produces MGACCNGDVSSLPHSYDAVSARDLRPSKHVHDNLHGNIYLDNLSLKFIDTEQFQRLRELKQLGLANMVYPGAVHSRFEHSLGVYWLAGQSIEMLKNFQGLELGINRFDMQTVKLAGLLHDIGHGPFSHLFEREFLPKVTNGSQWSHEQMSVNMVDYIVNEHHIDVDPEMIKRVKEMILASSEFTLPRSSTEKGFLYDIVANGRNGIDVDKFDYIARDCRACGLGCNFEFQRLLETMRVLDDEICYRAKEYLSIHKLFSTRADLYRTVYTHPKVKAIELMVVDALVQANDYLEISSHILNPSEYWKLDDTIIKTIETAPSQELKESRELILRIRRRNLYQFCNEYAVPKDMVENFKKVTAQDIVCSQKSGGGTLREEDVAVSNVKIDLTRGKHNPLESINFFKDYDSDEKFTISNDRVSHLLPTTYQDMIVRVYAKKPELVEAISDAFENFQLKTYGIKAQVHSTPEKKKCRYTACI; encoded by the exons atGGGAGCTTGCTGCAACGGCGACGTTTCGTCGTTGCCTCACTCATACGACGCCGTTTCCGCCCGCGATCTCAGGCCCTCCAAGCATGTCCACGACAATCTCCATGGCAACATTTACCTTGACAAc CTCAGTTTGAAGTTCATTGACACTGAGCAGTTTCAGAG GCTTCGCGAATTGAAACAACTCG GTTTGGCAAATATGGTCTATCCAGGTGCTGTCCATTCTAGATTTGAGCATTCTCTTGGCGTGTATTGGCTTGCTGGTCAATCCATTGAAAtgcttaaaaattttcaa GGCTTGGAACTTGGTATTAATAGATTTGATATGCAAACAGTTAAACTAGCAG gaCTTCTGCATGATATTGGGCATGGGCCTTTCAGTCACTTATTTGAACGTGAATTTCTTCCCAAAGTTACTAATGGTTCTCAGTG GTCACATGAACAAATGTCAGTCAATATGGTAGATTATATTGTTAATGAACATCACATTGATGTTGATCCTGAGATGATAAAAAGAGTCAAG GAGATGATACTAGCAAGCTCTGAATTTACTCTTCCCCGA AGCTCAACTGAGAAAGGTTTCTTGTATGATATTGTTGCAAATGGTCGAAATGGAATTGATGTTGACAA ATTTGATTATATTGCCCGTGATTGTCGAGCTTGTGGTCTGGGTTGCAACTTTGAATTTCAGAG ATTATTGGAGACCATGCGGGTTTTGGATGATGAGATTTGCTATCGTGCAAAGGAAT ATTTGAGCATCCATAAGTTATTTTCCACTCGAGCTGATCTGTACAGAACAGTTTATACTCATCCAAAAGTAAAG gCAATAGAACTTATGGTGGTTGATGCACTTGTTCAAGCAAATGATTATTTGGAGATCTCATCTCACATTTTGAATCCTTCTGAGTACTGGAAG CTGGATGACACAATAATTAAAACAATTGAGACAGCACCTAGTCAGGAACTAAAGGAATCTAGAGAGTTGATCCTGCGCATTCGAAGAAGGAATCTGTACCAG TTCTGTAATGAGTATGCTGTACCAAAGGATATGGTGGAAAACTTTAAGAAGGTCACTGCCCAAGATATTGTTTGTTCCCAG AAGAGTGGCGGAGGTACACTCAGAGAGGAGGACGTCGCTGTTTCTAATGTAAAAATTGATTTAACTCGTGGGAAACATAATCCTCTTGAAAG CATTAACTTCTTCAAG GATTATGATAGTGATGAGAAATTTACAATTTCCAATGACCGCGTAAGCCACCTGCTGCCAACAACTTATCAAGATATGATAGTTCGGGTGTATGCCAAAAAGCCAGAATTG GTGGAAGCTATTTCAGATGCTTTTGAAAACTTTCAGTTAAAAACATATGGGATCAAAGCACAAGTACACTCAAcaccagagaagaagaaatgtCGATACACTGCATGTATATGA